The proteins below are encoded in one region of Streptomyces roseirectus:
- a CDS encoding ATP-binding protein, whose protein sequence is MTTPAPTPTTPHTESWNMSYPMTLRSVPLARRQTLRRLTLWSWPGNTYDATLIVSELVANAIRHAHRPGHELWLHLALLENPTNTLLIEVSDPTTTFPTLPAHPTPEAGRGLQVVNSLTTHLDWHLRPHIGKTVATHLPCAPAPR, encoded by the coding sequence ATGACCACCCCCGCTCCCACTCCCACCACCCCCCACACCGAATCCTGGAACATGAGCTACCCCATGACGCTGCGAAGCGTCCCCCTCGCCCGCCGCCAAACCCTCCGCCGCCTCACCCTCTGGTCCTGGCCCGGCAACACCTACGACGCCACCCTGATCGTCTCCGAACTCGTCGCCAACGCCATCCGCCACGCCCACCGCCCCGGCCACGAACTCTGGCTCCACCTGGCCCTGTTGGAGAACCCCACCAACACCCTCCTGATCGAAGTCTCCGACCCCACCACCACCTTCCCCACCCTCCCCGCCCACCCCACCCCCGAAGCCGGCCGCGGCCTCCAGGTGGTCAACTCCCTCACCACCCACCTCGACTGGCACCTCCGCCCCCACATCGGCAAAACGGTAGCCACCCACCTCCCCTGCGCCCCCGCACCCCGCTGA
- a CDS encoding glycosyltransferase has translation MLSVYEGFFSGGARIVHSDVVLGLREGGQHHRVLSMHAEVHREATRQRMENDTCYRRLTAAGIPVTALGRTFEGGVPATAFTGEELADTARAMAEADVILSLKEQPLALLNQAGLPRRPIVVGLHRSDPENQSLDELLTGIADGKVAAAVCCAESTRAAYEAAGVPGELLHVIPNGVDLIRFRPDAARRLSVRAELGLPETAPVVVFAARYDGMKNVPLFLRAAAEWLAREPEGHVLMCGAGMSEENASLLADVREAGVQDVGRLHMLGVRRDMEALYAASDVVALTSAWGEAAPLCLIEGMMCGAIPVTTDVGDSASIVAGHGLVTPFDPRLIAAAWSEAASARAELGPTLAASRERFSRTRMIASYAALLDRVSGRTTPRSHAGA, from the coding sequence GTGCTGTCTGTCTACGAGGGCTTCTTCTCCGGGGGCGCCCGGATCGTCCACAGCGACGTGGTGCTGGGCCTCCGCGAGGGGGGCCAGCACCACCGCGTGCTCAGCATGCACGCGGAGGTCCACCGCGAGGCGACGCGCCAGCGCATGGAGAACGACACGTGCTACCGCCGCCTGACGGCGGCGGGCATCCCGGTGACGGCACTGGGGCGGACTTTCGAGGGGGGTGTTCCGGCCACGGCCTTCACGGGCGAGGAACTGGCCGACACGGCACGCGCGATGGCCGAGGCGGACGTCATCCTGTCGCTGAAGGAACAGCCCCTGGCGCTGCTGAACCAGGCCGGCCTCCCACGCCGCCCGATCGTCGTCGGCCTCCACCGCTCCGACCCCGAGAACCAGTCCCTGGACGAGCTGCTGACCGGCATCGCGGACGGCAAGGTCGCGGCGGCGGTCTGCTGCGCGGAGTCGACACGGGCGGCGTACGAGGCGGCGGGCGTGCCGGGCGAGCTGCTGCACGTCATCCCCAACGGCGTCGACCTGATCCGCTTCCGCCCGGACGCGGCGCGACGGCTGTCCGTCCGCGCGGAACTCGGTCTGCCGGAGACGGCCCCGGTCGTCGTCTTCGCCGCCCGCTACGACGGCATGAAGAACGTCCCGCTGTTCCTGCGGGCGGCGGCGGAATGGCTGGCGCGCGAGCCCGAGGGTCACGTCCTGATGTGCGGGGCGGGGATGAGCGAGGAGAACGCGTCACTCCTCGCGGACGTGCGGGAGGCGGGCGTACAGGACGTTGGGCGCCTCCACATGCTCGGCGTCCGCCGGGACATGGAGGCGCTGTACGCGGCGTCCGACGTCGTCGCGCTGACGTCGGCCTGGGGCGAGGCGGCGCCGCTCTGCCTCATCGAAGGCATGATGTGCGGCGCGATCCCGGTCACGACGGACGTCGGCGACAGCGCGTCGATCGTCGCGGGCCACGGCCTCGTGACCCCCTTCGACCCTCGCCTGATCGCCGCGGCCTGGTCCGAGGCGGCCTCGGCGAGGGCGGAGCTGGGCCCCACCCTCGCCGCGAGCCGCGAACGCTTCAGCCGGACCCGGATGATCGCGTCCTACGCGGCGCTGTTGGACCGGGTGAGCGGTCGCACTACGCCGAGGTCTCACGCAGGTGCGTGA
- a CDS encoding helix-turn-helix domain-containing protein, with product MAAKRGRTAQRLELGLQMRHFRENCGLGDRGGPLSRKQAVVGLKISEASLQRIESGSLNFRNVGDLRKLLDKYGVTDPDIIDGLISLNKESNKQDWLTQFRGLTPTGMPAFVGIEPEARSMKVYHPSLVYGLLQTERYAVAVHELHKPIEEHTSEFVSQSVELRMRRQEVLTRDNPVELHAILGEAALRYPIGGADVMREQYARIEEMASWDHVTVQVLPFRPSYRSPDDFAILDFGNNFPPRVQVDSAWGPVSTSDKPREVNRFMRRFNAMTASALSPEDTPAFLHRLEREL from the coding sequence ATGGCTGCGAAGCGCGGGCGCACCGCCCAACGACTCGAACTCGGTCTTCAGATGCGGCATTTCCGGGAGAACTGCGGTCTCGGCGACCGGGGCGGACCCCTCTCGCGGAAGCAGGCCGTCGTGGGGCTGAAGATCTCCGAGGCGTCGCTACAACGGATCGAGTCGGGCTCGCTGAACTTCCGCAACGTCGGTGATCTGCGCAAGCTGCTGGACAAGTACGGGGTCACCGACCCCGACATCATCGACGGCCTGATCAGCCTCAACAAGGAGTCCAACAAGCAGGATTGGCTGACCCAGTTCCGGGGGCTGACGCCTACGGGGATGCCCGCCTTCGTCGGCATCGAGCCCGAGGCCCGCTCCATGAAGGTGTACCACCCCTCGCTGGTCTACGGGTTGCTCCAGACCGAGCGATATGCGGTCGCCGTGCACGAACTGCACAAGCCGATCGAGGAGCACACCTCCGAGTTCGTCAGCCAGAGCGTGGAGTTGCGGATGCGGCGGCAGGAAGTCCTCACCCGCGACAACCCTGTTGAGCTTCACGCCATCCTCGGGGAAGCTGCCCTCCGGTATCCGATCGGGGGTGCGGACGTCATGCGTGAGCAGTACGCGCGGATCGAGGAGATGGCTTCATGGGACCACGTCACGGTCCAAGTACTGCCGTTCAGGCCGAGCTACCGGTCCCCCGACGACTTCGCGATCCTCGACTTCGGCAACAACTTTCCGCCGCGTGTCCAGGTGGACAGCGCCTGGGGCCCCGTCTCCACCTCCGACAAGCCTCGCGAAGTCAACCGGTTCATGCGGCGGTTCAACGCCATGACAGCATCAGCACTGTCCCCTGAGGACACTCCCGCTTTCCTGCACCGACTAGAACGAGAGCTGTAG
- a CDS encoding serine hydrolase domain-containing protein: MKTLRTTALTATALTATLALAAPALAAAPAHEATRKAVEGVVREGVPGVTLTAREGGKTWSTTAGVGNLHTGKPRSAGDHYRVGSITKTFVATVLLQLEAEGKLSLDDTVEKWLPGVVRGNGHDGSRITLRQLLNHTSGIANYTDDAGFAQDYFLKDGFFKNRYTPRTPAYAVGIAMSHAPDFPPGTGWNYSNTNYVVAGMVIEKATGRPYGQEIRTRVLNPLHLKDTSVPGNRATLPKPSSRAYGKLAETADGPTYDVTELNPSAAGAAGEMVSTSSDLNRFYSALLRGKLLPPAQLKEMKTTALNSDYGLGLLTATLSCGVTVWGHSGGIHGSESIALTTTDGKHSLAANLNGDWTGDIVSVVEAEFCGNPAPSASRSGETDLSVIQDAAK, from the coding sequence ATGAAGACACTCCGTACGACGGCCCTCACGGCGACGGCCCTCACGGCGACACTCGCGCTCGCGGCCCCGGCGCTGGCCGCCGCACCGGCCCACGAGGCCACGCGCAAGGCCGTCGAGGGCGTCGTCCGCGAGGGCGTACCGGGCGTCACGCTGACCGCCCGGGAAGGCGGCAAGACGTGGTCGACGACGGCCGGAGTCGGCAACCTCCACACCGGCAAGCCGCGCTCGGCGGGCGACCACTACCGCGTCGGCTCGATCACCAAGACGTTCGTGGCGACCGTGCTGCTGCAACTGGAGGCGGAGGGCAAGCTGTCGCTGGACGACACGGTGGAGAAGTGGCTGCCGGGCGTGGTGCGCGGAAACGGCCACGACGGCAGCCGCATCACCCTCCGCCAGCTCCTCAACCACACCAGCGGGATAGCGAATTACACGGACGACGCGGGGTTCGCCCAGGACTACTTCCTCAAGGACGGCTTCTTCAAGAACCGCTACACGCCGCGTACCCCGGCCTACGCGGTGGGCATCGCGATGTCCCACGCCCCCGACTTCCCGCCGGGCACCGGCTGGAACTACTCCAACACGAATTACGTCGTCGCCGGAATGGTCATCGAAAAGGCGACCGGCCGGCCGTACGGCCAGGAGATCCGTACCCGCGTCCTGAATCCTCTCCACCTCAAGGACACCTCGGTCCCCGGCAACCGGGCGACCCTTCCCAAGCCGTCCAGCCGCGCGTACGGCAAGCTCGCGGAGACCGCCGACGGTCCGACGTACGACGTCACCGAGCTGAACCCCTCGGCGGCGGGCGCGGCGGGCGAGATGGTCTCCACCTCGTCCGACCTGAACCGCTTCTACAGCGCCCTGCTGCGCGGCAAGCTGCTCCCGCCCGCCCAGCTCAAGGAGATGAAGACCACCGCCCTGAACTCCGACTACGGCCTCGGTCTCCTCACCGCCACCCTCTCCTGCGGCGTCACCGTCTGGGGCCACAGCGGCGGTATCCACGGCTCCGAATCCATCGCGCTCACCACCACCGACGGGAAGCACTCCCTCGCCGCGAATCTGAACGGCGACTGGACGGGCGACATCGTCTCGGTCGTAGAAGCGGAATTCTGTGGAAACCCCGCCCCGAGCGCAAGCCGTTCGGGTGAAACCGACCTCTCCGTCATCCAGGATGCGGCGAAATAA
- the pepN gene encoding aminopeptidase N, which yields MPGENLSRDEARERAALLSVDAYEVSLDLRSAVGDPVGDRTFRSVTTIRFRCGEVGATSFADLIAPSVTAVSLNGRDLDPGEVFDGSRITLEDLAAENELIVDARCAYSRTGEGLHRFVDPQDGEVYLYTQYEPADSRRVFANFEQPDLKAPFRFEVRAPEGWTVWSNGVGTLTDGVWRFAETKPISTYITCVVAGPYHYVTDSYRREFADGTTLEIPLGAMCRKGLAPHFDADDVFLVTKQGLDFFHDHFDYPYPFGKYDQAFVPEYNLGAMENPGLVTFREEYIFRGKVTRASYEARANVILHEMAHMWFGDLVTMEWWDDLWLKESFADFMGSFSLVGATRFTDGWITFANRRKSWAYRADQLPSTHPVTADIRDLQDAKLNFDGITYAKGASVLKQLVAYVGQDAFLEGARRYFKRHAYGNTRLGDLLSVLEETSGRDMAAWARSWLQTAGLNSLTPEVRVGEGRVLELTVVQEGVPSRPHRVAVGLYRRTDSGVVRYARAEVDVTGERTVVAELAGAEAPDLVLVNDDDLTYCKIRFDERSLATLTESLGDITDPLARALCWSALWNLTRDGLLPAADFVELATRFAHRESDIGVLQMVLAWTGSALVNYVPSDWRATGEALVAQVALRDLRAAEPGSEPQLAWARFFASSASSAEDLGLLRGLLDGTEKVAGLDVDQELRWTFLDALASHGAVGEAELAAELVRDDTASGKRHHVRCLAARPSAAVKAQAWAQVVEADTLSNALVEATIAGFARASQRELTAPYVEKYFAAIERVWAERSIQIGVDVVSGLFPAYPVAGAELSVLEAADAWLAGHEGAAPALRRLVLEGRDDLARALRAQGVISQG from the coding sequence GTGCCCGGTGAGAATCTGTCCCGCGACGAAGCCAGGGAGAGGGCCGCGCTGCTGTCGGTCGACGCGTACGAGGTCTCGCTCGACCTGCGTTCGGCGGTGGGCGACCCGGTCGGTGACCGCACGTTCCGTTCGGTGACGACGATCCGGTTCCGCTGCGGCGAGGTGGGCGCCACGAGCTTCGCCGACCTGATCGCCCCGAGTGTCACGGCGGTCTCGCTGAACGGCCGTGACCTGGACCCGGGCGAGGTGTTCGACGGCTCGCGGATCACGCTGGAGGACCTGGCCGCGGAGAACGAGCTGATCGTGGACGCGCGGTGCGCGTACTCGCGTACGGGTGAGGGCCTGCACCGCTTCGTCGACCCGCAGGACGGCGAGGTGTACCTCTACACCCAGTACGAACCGGCCGACTCCCGGCGGGTCTTCGCCAACTTCGAGCAGCCCGACCTCAAGGCCCCGTTCCGCTTCGAGGTCCGCGCGCCCGAGGGGTGGACGGTGTGGAGCAACGGCGTGGGGACGCTCACGGACGGCGTGTGGCGGTTCGCGGAGACGAAGCCGATCTCCACGTACATCACGTGCGTGGTCGCGGGCCCGTACCACTACGTGACGGACTCCTACCGCCGCGAGTTCGCGGACGGCACGACGCTGGAGATCCCCCTCGGCGCGATGTGCCGCAAGGGGCTGGCCCCGCACTTCGACGCGGACGACGTCTTCCTGGTCACCAAGCAGGGCCTGGACTTCTTCCACGACCACTTCGACTACCCGTACCCGTTCGGGAAGTACGACCAGGCGTTCGTGCCCGAGTACAACCTCGGCGCGATGGAGAACCCGGGTCTGGTGACGTTCCGGGAGGAGTACATCTTCCGGGGCAAGGTGACGCGGGCGTCGTACGAGGCGCGGGCGAACGTGATCCTGCACGAGATGGCCCACATGTGGTTCGGCGACCTCGTCACCATGGAGTGGTGGGACGACCTGTGGCTGAAGGAGTCCTTCGCGGACTTCATGGGCAGCTTCTCCCTCGTCGGCGCGACGCGTTTCACCGACGGCTGGATCACCTTCGCCAACCGCCGCAAGTCCTGGGCCTACCGCGCGGACCAGCTCCCCTCGACGCACCCGGTGACCGCCGACATCCGCGACCTCCAGGACGCGAAGCTCAACTTCGACGGGATCACGTACGCGAAGGGCGCCTCGGTCCTGAAGCAGCTCGTCGCGTACGTCGGCCAGGACGCGTTCCTGGAGGGTGCGCGGCGTTACTTCAAGCGGCACGCGTACGGGAACACGCGCCTCGGTGACCTGCTGTCGGTCCTTGAGGAGACCAGCGGGCGGGACATGGCGGCCTGGGCCCGCTCCTGGCTCCAGACGGCGGGGCTGAACTCCCTGACGCCCGAGGTGCGCGTCGGTGAGGGCCGGGTCCTTGAGCTGACGGTCGTCCAGGAGGGCGTGCCGTCCCGTCCGCACCGGGTGGCGGTGGGGCTCTACCGGCGGACGGACTCGGGTGTCGTGCGGTACGCGCGCGCCGAGGTGGACGTCACCGGTGAGCGGACGGTCGTCGCGGAGCTGGCGGGGGCGGAGGCGCCGGATCTGGTGCTCGTCAACGACGACGACCTGACGTACTGCAAGATCCGTTTCGACGAGCGGTCGCTCGCGACGCTGACCGAGTCGCTGGGGGACATCACGGATCCCCTCGCGCGCGCCCTGTGCTGGTCGGCGCTGTGGAATCTGACGCGGGACGGACTGCTGCCGGCCGCCGACTTCGTGGAGCTGGCGACGCGGTTCGCGCACCGCGAGTCGGACATCGGGGTGCTGCAGATGGTGCTCGCGTGGACCGGGTCGGCGCTGGTCAACTATGTGCCGTCGGACTGGCGGGCCACCGGTGAGGCGTTGGTGGCGCAGGTGGCGCTGCGGGATCTGCGGGCGGCCGAGCCGGGGAGTGAGCCTCAGCTGGCGTGGGCCCGGTTCTTCGCGTCGTCCGCTTCGTCGGCGGAGGATCTGGGGCTGCTGCGGGGGCTGCTGGACGGGACCGAGAAGGTCGCCGGGCTCGATGTGGACCAGGAGCTGCGGTGGACCTTCCTCGACGCGCTCGCCTCTCACGGGGCGGTCGGGGAGGCCGAGTTGGCGGCGGAGCTGGTGCGGGACGACACGGCGTCGGGGAAGCGGCATCACGTGCGGTGCCTCGCGGCCCGGCCGTCCGCCGCGGTGAAGGCGCAGGCGTGGGCGCAGGTCGTCGAGGCGGACACGTTGTCCAACGCGCTCGTGGAGGCGACGATCGCCGGGTTCGCGCGGGCGTCGCAGCGGGAGTTGACGGCGCCGTACGTCGAGAAGTACTTCGCCGCGATCGAGCGGGTGTGGGCGGAGCGGTCGATCCAGATCGGGGTGGATGTGGTGTCGGGGCTGTTCCCGGCGTATCCCGTGGCGGGGGCGGAGTTGTCGGTGCTGGAGGCGGCCGACGCGTGGTTGGCGGGGCATGAGGGGGCGGCGCCGGCGTTGCGTCGTCTGGTGCTGGAGGGGCGGGACGATCTGGCTCGGGCGTTGCGGGCGCAGGGGGTGATTTCACAGGGCTAG
- a CDS encoding DUF397 domain-containing protein — protein sequence MHKRYTAPELAADQAWFKSSYSTAGQNCLEVAPLAPHIGVRDSKNPTGPALLLPLSSWTPFLTHLRETSA from the coding sequence ATGCACAAGCGTTACACCGCCCCCGAACTCGCCGCCGACCAGGCATGGTTCAAGTCGTCCTACAGCACAGCCGGCCAGAACTGCCTCGAAGTCGCCCCCCTCGCCCCCCACATCGGCGTCCGCGACTCCAAGAACCCCACCGGTCCCGCCCTCCTCCTCCCCCTCTCCTCCTGGACGCCCTTCCTCACGCACCTGCGTGAGACCTCGGCGTAG